TAAAGGTATTTTTTGGTTTCGGCGGGGCTTTCAGCCCCGCCGAAACTTTTTATTGCCATCCGAAAGTTAATAATAATGTAAAATGAACAAATATGATCATTCCTTTTTAGCAATACTAATCTTATCTTACTCTGTATGCTGGGCTTTAAATTGTTTATTCGGGTTTAGCCTATTACAATTCATCCATCGGATTCCAGAACAATTTCTTAAAATCCTTAATCCTGAAATTCTCCACAATAATTCCTTCTGCTTCCAGCCTTTCCTGAAATTCGGGGACCGATAAAGTTCCGGAACCCGAAATCACCCGGTGGGCAGGCACATCTTGCGGGCAGCCTCCCATTGCTTTTCCTACGTGACGGGAATGATTCGGATAACCGACCGCTTTCGCAATGGCTCCGTAACTTGTAACTCTTCCTTCGGGTACCAGCCTGGTAATTTCCCATACCTGCCGTTTAAATATTTCGTTCATACTGACTCTTTTGCTTCTCTATTACTGGGAGAATAATCTAATCTCTATTTTTATCCTTCCGAATTTGACAATGGACCAGAATTCAGTTCTTCTTATGGTTTTGCACTGTTTTTGAATGAAATCTTATACTTCCATTAAAACATAAAGT
The sequence above is a segment of the Chryseobacterium sp. JJR-5R genome. Coding sequences within it:
- a CDS encoding MGMT family protein, with product MNEIFKRQVWEITRLVPEGRVTSYGAIAKAVGYPNHSRHVGKAMGGCPQDVPAHRVISGSGTLSVPEFQERLEAEGIIVENFRIKDFKKLFWNPMDEL